The nucleotide sequence CTCTGCGCCATGAACGACACCGAAAACCTTTATCGTCCACCCGCTTCCGCCGAGTCGGCCGAGGACGTGGCGCGTTTGTCGCGTTCCGAATGGCGATATGTGGCGAAGGTGTTTGCCATCGCGACGGTGGCTACTTCGATATTCTGGGGCGTCACGCTCACATTGCAAACCACGTACGCGCTGAAAGCGTTTAGCGCCGAGGGGCGCGTTGCGGGGATCGTTTTTGTATCGGCACTACGAGAGATGGGCAGAGTGGCTGTAGGTTTCGCTGCCTGCATTGCGCTTGTTCTTTTGGTTCATCGGCGAATGGATGCGGATATCCGACCGCCGGCCGGCGGGATCTTTTTGCCCGTGATGGTCGTTTTGCCGCTCGCGGCGCCGATCGCCGGTTTGATCATGTGTGTGACGTCATTGTGCTTTTTGCTCGTGGGCTTTGAACAGCCATTCGCTCTGTGCTGGGATGCCATCCGCAGCACCCTGGTGTATCAGGACCCATTGCTGGGGATGTTATCTGCGACAGCCCAGACGTTCGTGTTTGGCGCGCTCGCAACGGAAATCGCACGACGAATTGCACGGTATGAAGGCTGGACGATTCTCAAGATTCTCATCATCTCCTTGGTGATGGGGTTCTTTTCGCAGATCGCAACGTCGGTCAGCTGGTACGCGCTCTACCACGACGATCCGGCGTTAATTCCGTAATTGGTACTGGACTTGTCACGCCACCAGTGCCGGCAGCGCTGCATCCACCGGGGTAAATTCGGCACCGCGTACGTTGTGCGCCGTGAGCGCTCGGGCGAGCTCTTGCGAAATGAGGACACCACGCACGCCCCATCCGTCACCGAACAGTTGTCGCGTTTTTGCCATCGCTGCGACAGGCTCCTTGACCAGCGGGGGAAACATGCCGCGAGTGACCCATTGGTACTTGTCTCGACCGCAAGCATCGCAAGAAATGGGCGTCAGGCCATCCGTCACCACGTCCACTTCTTCATCGACCACCAATTGCACGACGGTCTTCAATTCGATGCCTTTGCGATTGGTAACCGATCGGCAACCAATGCCGAACGGTTTGAACACGGTTTCCCAAACCGCGGGTGGAACGAAGAATTCCTCGAAGACCCAGATCAGCGTCATGATTCCTCGACGGTTCCACTTCGGCTCGCCTTTGATCCGGAATGGCGCGTTTTGAACCGCCCCATGCATGCATTTCATGCACGCATGCGTGAGATCGTAGGTGACGTTGGTGTACCCCTCCAGGTCCTGCGGCTGCGGGTAACCGTTGCCCCACGCCGCGAGCTGCAGCCAACGCGCAGAATCGATCTCGTGCTGGGTGAACTCGGTACGCACGTATCCTAATTTCTTGCCCCATTGTTGCAGCAACGAACATAGCAGAAGCCAGTTTGGATGATCCTCGGCTATGTCGAATCCAACGAACGGCTCCGGTTCGTCATGCTTCTCTACGCCTGGAAGGAATTTGATGCCCAAGGATCCGAGTTCCTGCATCTGGGCTCTCGTTACGTGAAAAGCAATTCGGTGGATGAACTTCATAGGTCCAACGCTCGCAGAATGGCAGGGTAATTCTTGTAGATGTCACGTGCGGCGGTCAGAATCGCTTCCTTGTTCGTTATGTTCGTTCCGGCATTACCATATCCAATGGCGTAGTGCCACTTATTCGTGAAAGCCTGGTGTTCCGCCGCAGTGACTGCCACGCTCAGGTTGATGCGCTCATCACCGTTGAAGTAGCGCAGAAACCGCTGCTCGATGAGGTGGTGCACTTCCAGCCCCGTTCCTTTTACCGCAATGCGCAGTTGGTTGTATGTCTTGACGCCGAACTCGGCCGCGCGGGACAGGTTACCGAACGGCGGCGGGGCCGTTGCCGGCGGAGTTGGCGTGCCCGGTTTCAGCGCAGGCGCGTTTGCATTCGCAGGGGGCGGCTTCGGAAGCGCCTTTGGCCGCAAGAAGAACCCGACCCCGCCTGCCGTTCCGGGGACGAACAGTGGCATGCCGCGGATCCGCGTCATCGCTGCGTTGAAGGCTTTGCCGCTGGCAGATTCAGCGAGCACGGCGACATTCATTGTCACCATATGAAGCAGCTCGAATCCCGCAAGCACCGTTAGCGATCGGAGCTGAGCCTCTGCAATGGAAGCACCATAACCCAGTTCAAATGCTCGTGCGGCCACCGCCGCTAGCTCGGGATCATCATATGTCGGCAGCTCAGGGATGGCATTGAGCTTCTTGTCAAGCCCCGTGATGAGCATACGCACGATATCCGGGTGAGTGTTGAGAAACGCCCTGAGTCCGATCTTGGGGCCCAATGGGGGGAAATTGCTCAGGGTTTCATTCAACTCCCCGAACGCGGCTCCATACTGCCGCCCGAGATCCTGCAAATGACCCCTCACCGCAGCGATGGTTTGTTGCCGCACCGTCAGCGGTCCCGGTCCCATGCAGCCACCGGTGAGGCCTTTTTTGGGCAACGGCTGCCCAAAAAACGCCGCCGCTTTGCTCTCATCAGCGGCTTCTTCCGCAAAAAGTGTACAACCCCTCTGCTCATCCGCCAACAGCACTTCCGATGGCGGAAGCCACTCGTCCTTTACTTCCGGTGGCGGCAAGATCGAAAATCGGTCCCGGCAACGAACCTCGTCGTGTGGGCTCGGCATGCGAAGTACGCTGCGTGAGTCCGATTCCGGATCGTATTCGAATACCATGCGGCTTGATCGCGCCATGCGATCGAAGACCTCTTCATGCATATCCGAGATGCACATCCCCTCCTCGGAACAAACCCATCGCAAAGCATCAACCTCGACATCAAGCGCCCGCCCGCAAACCTTCACCATGCGCGCATGGGGATATCGCGCCGCGAGTGATCGCGCACATGCCACGTTCGATAACGCAAGCGCTCCCGCAAGCAGCGCGACCACGACCGTCGACGCAAAGCGACGAAACCACGTGATCAGCATGCCAAGCGCGGAGAATGAAGTGCATGGCAATGCGTCCCGCAACCACCATCGCGCACGACGGATGCGCCGGTCAATTTCCTTGATGGCGTTCATGGACAAACGGTTTTGTATGTTGCCGCGACCGGCGGTGGTGCCCGAGGGCGTGTCGTCACCCCCGCATGCGAGTGGCAATATCAGCGACGCAACAAAGACGCGAAGCACCGACCGGAAGCCCACCATGCCAATTCCCTCCGGAAAGCAGACTAAGGCAGAGCTGCGTCAATTGTCGATGGGAAACCGCGGCTAGCTAGGACGTTGGTTATCCCAGCCTACGGTGCCGGCGCGGCTGTATACGAGCAACGGCGAAGTCCTTCCGACGTCAACGGAACGTAGCGACTTTGGAGAGCGGCTGGGAGTAAGGAACTAATTACGGGCAAACCCTGGCGCAATATGCTCTATGCAAAGGAGCGGAAGCTATTGCGTGCCGCCTGCTTCGAGCTCGGCTTGGAGTTTCGCCACTTCCGCGGCAGCTTCGGCCGCGCGCTTTTGCGCCGCCTCGAATCGCGCTTTGCGCTCCGCGAGCTCCGCTTCCTGCCGCTCGCGCAACTGCTGCGCCGCTTTTTCCTTTGCCGCTTCGAGCTGCGTTTCGTGTCGCTTCAGTTTCGCCCGCAATCGCTCGACCGACTGCGTCATTTCCGCAATCGTCGGCGCGCGCGAGCCGCCGGTCGTCATGTAAAATCGATCCGCAAAATCGCTCGGCACATCGGCATTGCCATGCACGATTTCACTCAGCTTGCCATACGTGAGCTTTCGCAGTGCATTGCATTCATTGATGCACGTCGTCCGCGGACCAGCCTTGAATGCATCCATAGCTTGCTGCGCCAATGCCATTTTCGTCTCTGCCTCGTCTGCTTTTGCAACTGCCGAAACGAGCCGCGTGGCTATGGCCGACAACTCCGTAATACCCGTGGCGCCGAGCGGCCCAATCCAATTGCGCATGGTCGCAAGTTGCGCGCCGAGCAGCGGGCGCTTCAGCTCGCTCGGGCTTTGGCCCGCAAAGAGCTGCTTGTAAAGTGGCGCCTGATACTCTTCCTTGAAGGCGCTGGTCACCGCCTTCTTCGTATCGTCCGCCAGGCGATTCAGCTCGTCGTCCGCTGCCAAGGCGAGCGCACGCGAAAGCAGAATCGCGTCGATCAACGTCGCTTCTTCCGCTCGCTGCTTGCGCACCTCCGTGCGCGTCGCGGCAAAGGGCGGCGCAAGGGCCGCCGTCACGGGGTAAGCCGTCAAAAACATCTCCGTATGCCGGAGCTCGCCGTCGACTTCATCGAATGGCTCGTCAATTTCGAGTGTTCGTGGTGCTCCCATGAACGATGACGCGTACACCTTCGTTCGCGCGATGTAAAGCGTTTCTTACAGGTGATCCGCACGTGGGCATCCGGGATGCCAGTTCCGCCGTGAAGCATCGGCGACGTTCCGTAACGGGTCCAAAAAGCCACCGAGACCCGCGCGCGGCGATGAGGGTGCTTGCCCAAAAGCCGCGAAAAGCATGAACAACTGGGGCGAGCCCATGCAAAAGGCCGCCGCGAGGCATCCGCATGGCGTGCGGATTTCGCGTCATGACCGCCGCGAGGGGTCGACGTGACACGGCGTGCAACGGTCATTGCTGCAGCGAAGGGTCGACGCAGGAAAATGGTGGCACGGAGATAGGACGCGAGGGGGTTCGTATCGAGAACGGTCTCATGCGTTTTGTGTGGTGGAGGGGTCTCCCCAATAAATCCGGCGAGGATTTTTGGCGGTAGAGGGGTCTCCCCAAGAAAATGTACGCATTCCTTGGGCGCGTAGGGGTCGCGGGGCGCTGCATCGATGGGTACGTCGCCATGCGTAGGGGATCGAGGAACATTGTGCACACACGCCAGATCCCACGGCAACATCACAGGGATGAATGCCTTTGAACCCTCCCCCAAAATTGCTATCCTTCCGCTCCGAACACGTAACGTATCGTAAAGCAAACACCATGACCATACCTGCGGATGACGGCTGGCATTTCATTGGCAAACACGCATTTCGGTTCGAGCCTCCGGACATCCTGTTCTCGCGGCCCATTGGCGACATGTCGGTCGATCAGGTCAAGCAGATGATGGC is from Polyangiaceae bacterium and encodes:
- a CDS encoding ABC transporter permease; the encoded protein is MNDTENLYRPPASAESAEDVARLSRSEWRYVAKVFAIATVATSIFWGVTLTLQTTYALKAFSAEGRVAGIVFVSALREMGRVAVGFAACIALVLLVHRRMDADIRPPAGGIFLPVMVVLPLAAPIAGLIMCVTSLCFLLVGFEQPFALCWDAIRSTLVYQDPLLGMLSATAQTFVFGALATEIARRIARYEGWTILKILIISLVMGFFSQIATSVSWYALYHDDPALIP